A genomic segment from Neobacillus sp. YX16 encodes:
- a CDS encoding SEC-C metal-binding domain-containing protein, whose amino-acid sequence MELKVGLLRSGVPVRNDDKVGRNDPCPCGSGKKYKKCCGPSPLR is encoded by the coding sequence ATCGAACTTAAAGTTGGTTTACTTCGATCAGGTGTTCCGGTTCGAAACGATGATAAAGTTGGCCGAAATGATCCATGTCCTTGTGGTAGCGGGAAAAAATATAAAAAATGCTGCGGGCCAAGTCCGCTTAGATAG
- a CDS encoding amino acid transporter — MKNENKPFNDVIDHFNKVEGNAANLAKEDLKKLPKPLRYFGYFMAAFFSISILLMIILNLFN, encoded by the coding sequence ATGAAAAATGAAAATAAACCATTTAATGATGTAATAGACCACTTTAACAAGGTAGAAGGAAATGCTGCCAATCTTGCCAAAGAGGACTTAAAAAAGTTACCAAAACCATTAAGGTATTTTGGATATTTTATGGCAGCATTCTTTTCAATTTCCATTCTATTAATGATTATTTTAAATTTATTTAATTAA
- a CDS encoding DUF5694 domain-containing protein: MKKEIILVGTFHFERDEDLIKRKEEEVKELVDYLAGFKPTKIALEWEKTEEYALNEKYKNSNSIYSIDEIQQVGFRLAQKLQHQKVHAVNWTGHLTHEDMIHLNNEIQHSIK, encoded by the coding sequence TTGAAGAAGGAAATTATTCTTGTAGGAACTTTTCATTTTGAACGAGATGAAGATTTAATAAAAAGGAAAGAAGAAGAAGTCAAAGAGCTGGTTGACTATTTGGCTGGTTTTAAGCCAACAAAAATAGCATTAGAATGGGAAAAGACAGAGGAATATGCACTAAATGAAAAATATAAGAATTCAAATAGTATTTACTCGATAGATGAAATTCAGCAAGTTGGTTTTAGGTTAGCACAAAAATTACAGCACCAAAAAGTTCACGCTGTCAATTGGACTGGTCATCTAACTCATGAGGATATGATTCATCTTAATAATGAAATCCAACATTCTATTAAATAA
- a CDS encoding FAD-binding oxidoreductase codes for METSPRRNNKQSIHKNPWFLGTVVCIFVVSVLLNIPIEKRRYGFTQSKLTTDYTGLLPERIDRIVKVGGRSELQKIVNEANEKRQHISIAGLQHSQGGHTYYKESIVLDMKTFNKILEIDKQQKIIKVETGATWEDVQEAIQPYGLALKVTQSQSIFTIGGSLSVNAHGRDIRFGPMAGTVREMTILTPTGEMKTVTKNDSEEWMKYIFGGYGLFGVILDVTLELTENDVYTIHTEELKTSEYEDYFSNLLSNDNTSMHYARVSVAPNSFLNEMYVIDYKNTGKKDHQTQLKKERGARIGKLALDIGRQGGGLENLFWENQKLLIKSLDGDEITRNNAMRGNSAFMEFTKPGRVEVLQEFFVPVEKFEEYIRDLKRFLPSNDKNDDFKIHNITVRYAAKDDYSYLNYAKEDMFGLVILIQHGLKEEEINNAKAIIQGWTDLTLKHGGGYYLPYYHYQTKEQFRKTYPSWERFHEEKLKRDPNGVFKNIFYDYYF; via the coding sequence GTGGAGACATCTCCTAGAAGGAATAATAAACAGTCAATACATAAAAATCCATGGTTTCTTGGAACGGTAGTATGTATTTTTGTTGTCTCCGTCTTATTAAACATTCCGATTGAAAAAAGAAGATACGGCTTTACACAAAGCAAATTGACAACAGATTATACAGGTCTGCTACCTGAACGGATCGATAGAATCGTCAAAGTAGGAGGTCGATCCGAATTACAAAAAATAGTGAATGAAGCAAATGAAAAGCGCCAGCATATTTCCATTGCTGGATTGCAACATTCACAAGGCGGGCATACGTATTACAAGGAAAGCATCGTATTGGATATGAAGACATTCAACAAGATCCTGGAAATAGATAAACAGCAAAAAATAATAAAGGTAGAAACTGGAGCGACCTGGGAAGATGTTCAGGAAGCGATTCAACCATATGGGTTGGCTTTAAAGGTCACACAATCACAGTCGATTTTTACCATAGGTGGATCGCTCTCCGTTAATGCACATGGGCGGGATATCCGCTTTGGCCCAATGGCGGGAACCGTCAGGGAAATGACCATTCTGACTCCAACAGGGGAGATGAAAACCGTAACTAAAAATGACTCAGAGGAATGGATGAAGTATATATTTGGCGGCTATGGATTATTCGGTGTCATTTTAGATGTCACGTTAGAATTAACGGAAAATGATGTTTACACCATTCATACAGAAGAACTTAAAACAAGTGAGTATGAAGACTACTTTTCAAATCTATTAAGTAATGATAATACCTCTATGCATTATGCAAGGGTAAGTGTTGCTCCTAATTCTTTTTTGAACGAAATGTATGTAATAGATTACAAGAATACCGGAAAAAAGGATCATCAAACGCAGCTTAAAAAAGAGCGCGGTGCCCGTATTGGTAAGCTGGCACTGGATATTGGCCGGCAAGGCGGAGGGTTAGAGAACCTTTTCTGGGAAAATCAAAAGCTGTTGATTAAGTCACTTGATGGAGACGAGATAACTCGAAATAACGCAATGCGCGGGAATTCTGCATTTATGGAATTTACAAAACCTGGTCGGGTAGAAGTACTGCAAGAGTTCTTCGTTCCAGTGGAGAAGTTTGAAGAATATATTAGGGACCTAAAAAGATTTCTTCCATCGAATGATAAAAATGATGATTTTAAAATTCATAACATTACGGTTCGTTATGCTGCAAAGGATGATTATTCTTATTTGAATTATGCTAAAGAAGATATGTTTGGACTCGTCATTTTAATCCAACATGGCTTAAAAGAAGAAGAGATTAATAATGCGAAAGCAATTATTCAAGGATGGACGGATTTGACACTCAAGCACGGAGGGGGATATTACCTCCCATATTATCATTATCAAACAAAAGAACAATTTAGAAAGACTTATCCATCGTGGGAGAGGTTTCATGAAGAAAAATTAAAAAGAGATCCAAACGGTGTTTTTAAAAACATCTTTTATGACTATTACTTTTAA